From the genome of Vicia villosa cultivar HV-30 ecotype Madison, WI linkage group LG2, Vvil1.0, whole genome shotgun sequence, one region includes:
- the LOC131647473 gene encoding AAA-ATPase ASD, mitochondrial-like codes for MGKKPSPTPNSISRLYAYKKKLWSLLGIIRFLLNMFEKFFSRQLHRYVTKYSQKLINFMSPYIHITFPYLISGNNLRHSEAYTCIKTYLSAKSLESAKIFNAEVVQNNQTPLVLTMGDNEEIMDEFNGVHVWWSCNQVTQQDSDEKEKTSLTLTFYKWHRELVTTSYIQHVLEEGKAMSMKKRKLKLYTNNPKDEWRFKRKWSSITFEHPARFETLAMDPKKKEEIINDLVKFKDGKEYYAKVGKAWKRGYLLFGPPGTGKSTMISAIANFMNYDVYDLELSIIKDNIELKRLLIATSNKSVIVIEDIDCSIDLTGKRKEKKDLSSPTGEYKVTLSGLLNIIDGIWSSCGGERIIIFTTNFVDKLDPALIRRGRMDMHIELSYCSYEAFKVLVKNYWDVESHDELFPIIEKLIGETNMTPADVAESLMPKSFNKDFETCLKDLIQSLENVKEKAK; via the coding sequence ATGGGGAAAAAACCATCACCAACACCAAACTCAATATCAAGGTTATATGCTTACAAGAAAAAACTTTGGTCTCTTTTGGGTATCATAAGGTTTCTTCTAAACATGTTTGAGAAATTCTTTTCACGTCAACTTCATAGATATGtcacaaaatattcacaaaaactcatcaatttcatgtCTCCATACATCCATATTACCTTCCCATATTTAATATCAGGAAACAACCTAAGACACAGTGAAGCTTACACATGTATCAAAACATATCTTAGTGCAAAATCATTAGAAAGTGCCAAAATCTTCAATGCCGAGGTTGTCCAAAATAATCAAACTCCACTTGTTCTTACCATGGGCGACAATGAAGAGATCATGGATGAATTCAATGGAGTTCATGTTTGGTGGTCTTGTAACCAGGTAACTCAACAAGATTCCGATGAGAAAGAGAAAACTTCCTTAACATTAACCTTCTATAAATGGCATCGCGAACTCGTCACGACATCTTACATACAACATGTATTGGAAGAAGGTAAAGCTATGTCaatgaagaaaagaaagcttAAGCTTTACACTAACAACCCTAAAGATGAGTGGAGATTCAAAAGAAAGTGGAGTTCTATAACGTTTGAGCACCCTGCTAGGTTTGAAACCCTAGCTATGGATccgaagaagaaagaagaaatcaTAAACGATCTTGTTAAGTTTAAGGATGGGAAGGAATACTATGCTAAAGTTGGAAAGGCTTGGAAACGTGGTTATCTACTTTTCGGGCCGCCGGGAACGGGAAAATCTACGATGATATCCGCTATTGCGAATTtcatgaattatgatgtttatgatcttGAATTATCGATTATCAAGGATAATATTGAGTTGAAAAGACTTTTGATTGCAACGTCGAACAAGTCGGTTATAGTGATTGAGGATATTGATTGTTCTATTGATCTCACTggcaaaagaaaggaaaagaaggaCTTGAGCTCTCCTACGGGCGAATACAAAGTAACTCTTTCGGGTTTGTTGAATATTATCGATGGAATTTGGTCGTCTTGTGGAGGAGAAAGAATCATAATTTTTACGACGAACTTTGTGGACAAACTTGATCCTGCTCTTATTAGGAGGGGAAGGATGGACATGCATATTGAATTGTCATATTGTAGCTATGAAGCTTTCAAGGTGCTTGTGAAAAATTATTGGGATGTTGAATCTCATGATGAATTGTTTCCAATTATTGAGAAGTTGATTGGAGAGACTAATATGACACCTGCTGATGTTGCTGAAAGTTTGATGCCAAAATCATTCAATAAAGattttgaaacttgtttgaaggATTTGATTCAATCTCTTGAGAATGTAAAGGAAAAGGCAAAATAA